In Allocoprobacillus halotolerans, a genomic segment contains:
- a CDS encoding ABC transporter ATP-binding protein, with protein MLALKNISKQYNQTKVLDDISICFPDTGLIGIQGQSGCGKSTLLYIMGMLDDDYQGEIFYNGDKIMNSQQFICEHVSFMMQNKDFISALTIKENMILPCHISHLHYNVSFLQKIVTQLDIQDLLSRYPRQLSGGQMKRASLAKALLKQSDIILCDEPTGALYHQQAQDVMKYLKKISKNVLVIIVSHDPQLLKTYCDDVLTLFQGKLQGEIKKQKTSSIQVAPAHQRHTLWFYPIRQIIHQRNKLMFLFYFNGLLLWLSF; from the coding sequence ATGTTAGCGTTAAAAAATATTTCTAAACAATATAATCAAACAAAAGTTCTTGATGATATTTCTATTTGTTTTCCAGATACGGGATTGATTGGGATTCAAGGACAAAGTGGCTGTGGGAAAAGTACACTTTTATATATTATGGGTATGCTAGATGATGATTATCAGGGTGAAATTTTTTATAATGGTGATAAAATTATGAATTCGCAACAATTTATTTGTGAACATGTTTCATTTATGATGCAAAATAAAGATTTTATTTCCGCTCTAACAATCAAAGAAAATATGATTTTACCTTGTCATATTAGTCACCTTCATTACAATGTGTCTTTTTTACAAAAGATTGTGACCCAATTGGATATTCAAGATTTATTGTCACGCTATCCCCGTCAACTCTCTGGTGGACAGATGAAAAGAGCTTCACTTGCTAAAGCACTACTGAAACAATCAGATATTATACTTTGTGATGAACCAACTGGCGCTTTATATCATCAACAGGCTCAAGATGTCATGAAATATTTAAAAAAGATTTCAAAAAATGTTTTAGTTATTATTGTATCCCATGATCCTCAATTATTAAAGACTTATTGTGATGATGTTTTAACATTATTTCAGGGAAAATTACAAGGAGAAATTAAAAAACAGAAAACATCATCTATTCAGGTAGCACCAGCACATCAACGTCATACACTATGGTTTTATCCGATTCGTCAGATTATTCATCAAAGAAACAAATTGATGTTTCTTTTTTATTTCAATGGATTGTTATTGTGGCTTTCTTTTTGA
- a CDS encoding FtsX-like permease family protein has protein sequence MSLLISLLLLGIVESIIYYERKHDMAYLLSLGLSSSRLFFLSLCEAILLGSIIALGGCLLSMIAYEYVNHVLCIQDYFSFSLLLKPIFFSRYDLYIIIFFIYLVMSVLSVLRPIQKMMKITKTDVLREE, from the coding sequence ATGAGTTTATTGATTTCGTTATTATTGTTGGGGATTGTTGAATCTATCATTTATTATGAAAGAAAGCATGATATGGCTTATTTATTGTCGCTTGGATTATCATCTTCAAGATTATTCTTCTTATCACTTTGTGAAGCTATTTTGTTAGGTAGCATAATAGCATTAGGAGGTTGTTTATTATCCATGATCGCTTATGAATATGTGAATCATGTTTTATGCATTCAAGATTATTTTTCGTTTTCACTATTGTTAAAACCTATTTTCTTTTCACGCTATGATTTATATATTATTATTTTCTTTATTTATCTTGTTATGAGTGTTTTGTCTGTTTTAAGACCGATTCAAAAAATGATGAAGATTACAAAAACAGATGTTTTAAGGGAGGAATAG
- a CDS encoding ABC transporter ATP-binding protein/permease: protein MLEVQHISKRYHYQKVLNDISLCFPKAGIVAIVGPSGCGKTTLLHILGGIDRDFQGELLWNGRSVKHRLTRYRRRHISFIFQQFHLIMWLSLKQNISLPRFFHKQEKADFALEMDALKQQSLTSLSMGQRQRLAYLRSHYHHSDILLCDEPTGSLDPQYAKAVMELLKNEAKHRLVILVSHDEKLVKEYSDEIYYMQDGEIINHDILSSQKRIEHFPTIHHQYVFSHMRLAFASLWSHKGRSLQLIMGLLLSLLCIVTALTLTRHLEEQFHQYIYSLVPASGISFQSRYQQSLSLELLDQMQNQAGIIKSEMFLDDYECLGIGFESDHYEQSQTLFIGDDTSPYTYLSLQYGQYPQANNEILLSLSTARHLYGEQDVSSLIGQNVYAWYQHDWEVKGICYKIVGITNQTTTLDTLYQMNHAYIHLLKDVYTYDVNQVTSHLGILYVHPDYQREDVIKQLQKQYPDYEFMEIGKSTTQNVSKTLEQVNMILAIFSLLAILSSLFLIGEVMFLNVVQKKKDLAIMKCFGASSLDIMKIVFYESLQILFIAQSSCLILYYQIIQILNTFMKDVFGSEMFSLQMDMYVVGVVFVLCALLVFISQCPPLFYILKMNTVQALKE from the coding sequence ATGCTTGAAGTTCAACATATTTCCAAACGTTATCATTATCAAAAGGTGTTAAATGATATTTCTTTATGTTTTCCAAAAGCAGGTATCGTCGCAATCGTTGGACCAAGTGGTTGTGGGAAAACAACATTATTACATATTTTGGGTGGTATTGATCGTGATTTTCAAGGTGAACTGTTGTGGAATGGACGTTCAGTGAAACATCGTTTGACACGTTATCGTCGTCGCCACATCAGTTTTATTTTTCAACAATTTCATTTGATTATGTGGCTATCATTAAAACAAAATATCAGTTTGCCTCGTTTTTTTCATAAACAGGAAAAGGCCGATTTCGCTTTAGAAATGGATGCATTGAAACAACAATCATTAACTTCACTTTCAATGGGACAAAGACAACGCTTGGCTTATTTACGAAGTCATTACCATCATAGTGATATTCTTTTGTGTGATGAACCAACCGGTTCACTTGATCCTCAATATGCCAAAGCAGTGATGGAATTGTTGAAGAATGAAGCCAAACATCGTCTTGTCATTTTGGTATCTCATGATGAAAAATTAGTGAAAGAATATAGTGATGAAATTTATTATATGCAAGATGGTGAAATTATCAATCATGATATTTTATCATCACAAAAACGTATCGAACATTTTCCTACAATTCATCATCAATATGTCTTTTCTCATATGCGCTTGGCATTTGCTTCCTTATGGTCCCATAAAGGGCGTTCTTTACAACTTATCATGGGTTTGCTTTTGTCTTTGTTATGTATTGTGACGGCTCTGACTTTAACACGCCATCTTGAAGAACAGTTTCATCAATATATTTATTCACTTGTACCAGCATCTGGAATTAGTTTTCAATCTCGTTATCAACAATCACTCTCATTGGAATTGTTAGATCAAATGCAAAATCAAGCAGGTATTATCAAAAGTGAAATGTTTTTAGATGATTATGAATGTTTAGGTATTGGTTTTGAATCTGATCATTATGAACAATCTCAAACACTATTTATTGGTGATGATACATCGCCCTATACTTATCTCTCATTACAATATGGACAATATCCTCAAGCCAATAATGAGATTCTTTTATCATTATCAACAGCTAGACATCTTTATGGTGAGCAGGATGTATCGTCTTTAATTGGACAAAATGTTTATGCCTGGTATCAACATGACTGGGAAGTGAAAGGTATCTGTTATAAAATTGTTGGTATTACCAATCAAACAACCACATTAGATACACTTTATCAGATGAATCATGCCTATATTCATCTTTTAAAAGATGTCTATACTTATGATGTGAATCAGGTTACTTCACATCTAGGAATTCTCTATGTCCATCCAGATTATCAAAGAGAAGATGTCATCAAACAACTACAAAAACAATATCCTGATTATGAGTTTATGGAAATTGGAAAATCAACAACCCAGAATGTTTCAAAGACTCTTGAACAGGTAAATATGATTTTAGCTATTTTTTCTTTATTGGCTATTTTATCTTCTTTATTTTTGATAGGTGAAGTAATGTTTTTGAATGTTGTACAAAAGAAAAAGGATTTAGCAATTATGAAATGTTTTGGAGCCAGTTCTTTGGACATTATGAAAATTGTTTTTTATGAATCTTTACAGATTTTGTTTATCGCACAAAGCTCATGTCTGATTTTATATTATCAGATTATTCAAATTTTGAATACTTTTATGAAAGATGTCTTTGGAAGTGAAATGTTTTCTTTGCAGATGGATATGTATGTTGTAGGGGTCGTTTTTGTGTTATGTGCCTTATTGGTTTTTATCAGTCAATGCCCACCGCTCTTTTATATTTTAAAAATGAATACCGTACAAGCTTTAAAAGAATAA
- the pheT gene encoding phenylalanine--tRNA ligase subunit beta — protein MEASLKLLNQYVKVDDFSAQEIADQLTSIGHEVEGMHTFARGDKLVVGYVKEKVPHPDSDHLNVCQVEVGNGVVQQIVCGAPNVDAGQKVIVALPGCDLGEGFKIKEAKIRGVESNGMICSIAELGIDQRLLREEDKAGIHVLDKDAPVGEEALKYMGYDDTVLEIGLTPNRADCMAMIALAYEVGALLKRDVHVPAMKTLNELESDIEVDAQTDLCPLFGAKLVKGVQTKESPEWLRTFLMASGIKPINNIVDISNFVMLETGQPIHMYDYDKLKEKRFVIKTGFHQKATLLDGKEYDILPEDIIVSTDDGIGCIAGVMGSDDTKIDENTVNIVIEAATFHGATLRNTARRLNLLTDASQHYIKGAIDTANTARVLNRCAALLEELADAKEIYKSVLTDYEVEEKVITLTTTRVNGLLGTTISTEAIEDILTSLHFTYTLEGETFTIQVPTYRNDMSMDADVIEEIARMYGYNHIPSTLPFMEMTKGAYTPVQSCVKMIRHLLTDLGLHEVMTYTLTSPAMVDDFNLFHHQDNVSLMLPIGEERSVTRKSLIPSLLQAINYNHAHAQKDVMIYEISHTYSKDTEIQNLAIACSGMYQNVAWQQLQQKADFYLLKGFVETIFEKLGIKESRYTLKPVEANNSDFHPGRSGYIMMGKDIVGVIGEIHPRQAKKYDVKDVYVAELNLSVLLNLKKPAIKFTDIPQYPSVTRDIALVMDKDIPVHDVVRSICKAGQRLIVDTQIFDIYEGEHIESGKKSVAIALTFQDASKTLDDASINATMEQILNAVSKDYGAHLRV, from the coding sequence ATGGAAGCAAGTTTAAAATTATTAAATCAATATGTAAAAGTCGATGATTTTTCGGCACAGGAAATTGCTGATCAATTAACATCTATTGGTCATGAAGTAGAAGGAATGCATACTTTTGCAAGAGGAGATAAACTTGTTGTAGGGTATGTCAAAGAAAAAGTTCCTCATCCTGATAGTGATCATTTAAATGTTTGTCAGGTAGAAGTTGGAAATGGCGTGGTTCAACAGATTGTTTGTGGAGCACCGAATGTTGATGCTGGACAAAAAGTCATTGTGGCATTGCCAGGATGTGATTTAGGTGAAGGTTTTAAGATTAAAGAGGCAAAGATTCGTGGTGTTGAATCAAATGGTATGATTTGTTCAATTGCTGAACTCGGTATTGATCAAAGATTATTAAGAGAAGAAGATAAAGCAGGTATTCATGTTTTAGATAAAGATGCTCCAGTAGGTGAAGAAGCTTTAAAATACATGGGATATGATGATACAGTTTTAGAAATTGGATTAACACCAAATCGTGCTGACTGTATGGCTATGATTGCCTTGGCTTATGAGGTAGGTGCTTTATTAAAGCGTGACGTTCATGTTCCTGCCATGAAAACATTGAATGAATTAGAGAGTGATATTGAAGTTGATGCTCAAACTGATTTATGCCCATTATTTGGTGCAAAATTAGTCAAAGGGGTACAAACAAAAGAATCACCTGAATGGTTAAGAACATTCTTGATGGCAAGTGGTATTAAACCAATCAATAATATTGTTGATATTTCTAACTTTGTGATGTTAGAAACAGGTCAACCTATTCATATGTATGATTATGATAAATTAAAAGAAAAACGTTTTGTCATTAAAACTGGATTCCATCAAAAAGCCACTTTATTAGATGGTAAAGAATATGATATTTTGCCTGAAGATATTATTGTTTCAACTGATGATGGTATCGGATGTATTGCAGGTGTCATGGGTAGCGATGATACGAAGATTGATGAAAATACTGTTAATATTGTGATTGAAGCAGCGACTTTCCATGGAGCGACTTTACGAAACACAGCACGTCGTTTGAATTTATTAACAGATGCCTCACAGCATTATATTAAAGGTGCTATTGATACAGCGAATACAGCAAGAGTTTTGAATCGTTGCGCTGCTTTACTTGAAGAATTAGCTGACGCCAAAGAAATTTATAAAAGTGTATTGACTGATTATGAAGTTGAAGAAAAAGTGATTACACTCACAACAACACGTGTGAATGGTTTATTAGGAACAACAATTTCTACGGAAGCTATTGAAGATATTTTAACAAGTTTGCATTTTACATACACATTAGAAGGAGAAACATTTACAATTCAAGTACCAACTTATCGTAATGATATGTCTATGGATGCTGATGTGATTGAAGAAATTGCCAGAATGTATGGCTATAATCATATTCCATCAACATTACCATTCATGGAAATGACAAAAGGTGCTTATACACCAGTTCAAAGTTGTGTGAAAATGATTAGACATTTATTAACAGATTTAGGTTTACATGAAGTGATGACTTATACTTTAACATCACCAGCAATGGTTGATGATTTCAATCTTTTCCATCATCAAGATAATGTATCTTTAATGTTACCGATTGGTGAAGAAAGAAGTGTAACAAGAAAATCATTGATTCCATCTTTGTTGCAGGCTATTAATTATAACCATGCTCATGCTCAAAAAGACGTCATGATTTATGAAATTTCACATACTTATTCAAAAGATACAGAAATTCAAAATTTAGCGATTGCATGTTCTGGAATGTATCAAAATGTTGCATGGCAACAACTCCAACAAAAAGCTGATTTCTATTTATTAAAAGGTTTTGTAGAAACAATTTTTGAAAAATTAGGTATTAAAGAATCACGTTATACATTAAAACCAGTAGAAGCCAATAATTCTGATTTCCATCCTGGTAGAAGTGGATATATTATGATGGGAAAAGATATTGTTGGTGTGATTGGTGAAATTCATCCTCGTCAAGCGAAAAAATATGATGTGAAAGATGTTTATGTGGCTGAATTGAATTTATCTGTTTTATTAAATTTAAAGAAACCAGCGATTAAATTTACAGATATTCCACAATATCCATCAGTAACAAGAGATATTGCTTTGGTTATGGATAAAGATATTCCAGTTCATGATGTAGTACGTTCTATTTGTAAAGCTGGTCAACGTTTAATTGTTGATACACAGATTTTTGATATATATGAAGGGGAACATATCGAAAGTGGTAAAAAGTCAGTGGCTATCGCTTTAACATTCCAGGATGCTTCAAAAACATTGGATGATGCTTCAATCAATGCAACAATGGAACAGATTTTAAATGCTGTATCAAAAGATTATGGAGCGCATTTAAGAGTTTAA
- a CDS encoding immunoglobulin-like domain-containing protein: MARKLSKKRVGIAVFGVVLLFIAVYIVIWRIELKLADGGDITLEVGEELSHDVADYLNLTWYLPSEREDIIENCQLSLEDIKYLDEKEQYPEIGEYHGTVTYDDETYAIHIEVVDETAPTIECQETVAYGTENFQLSDIITVSDNSQDDCDVQIEGKVDVSKMGTYSVEVKATDPSQNVVEKSFEVQVADLTAPELTIKPMIAYLNEKFDPLKNVEAQDNVDGDCTASIQVSGEVDTQKAGTYTLTYAAKDQAGNETKVEREVVVKEKETSYRISNVPMVLQLPDYHNGCESASSTMLLQYYGYDVTMPEVIKKVPIVPLEYKDGRLYGADPHVAFTGSMSSRGYGIYVEPMVDVLETIIKEQNGKHQVKNLTGSSLEDLLTYVEMGHPIQIWATASLQTYEQSGKQQWYIKTLDGKYTDEKVTFPVSEHCLVLIGFDEDRVVLNNPLQGLTIWDKDAFEKAYEGMGSQAIMIEE; the protein is encoded by the coding sequence ATGGCAAGAAAACTTTCAAAAAAACGTGTTGGAATCGCTGTGTTTGGGGTTGTTCTTCTCTTTATTGCAGTCTATATTGTGATATGGAGAATAGAGTTAAAGTTGGCAGATGGCGGAGATATCACTTTAGAAGTTGGGGAAGAACTGAGTCATGATGTCGCAGATTATTTGAATTTAACTTGGTATCTACCTTCAGAACGTGAAGATATTATTGAAAATTGTCAATTATCATTAGAAGATATTAAATATCTGGATGAAAAGGAACAATATCCTGAAATTGGTGAATATCATGGAACAGTTACTTATGATGATGAAACTTATGCGATTCATATTGAAGTTGTTGATGAAACAGCACCAACTATTGAATGTCAGGAAACAGTCGCTTATGGAACTGAAAATTTTCAACTTTCAGATATTATTACCGTCAGTGATAATTCACAAGATGATTGTGATGTTCAAATTGAAGGAAAAGTGGATGTTTCTAAAATGGGAACTTACAGCGTTGAAGTTAAAGCCACCGATCCTTCACAAAATGTGGTTGAAAAGTCATTTGAAGTGCAGGTTGCAGACTTAACAGCTCCTGAATTGACAATCAAACCAATGATTGCTTATTTGAATGAAAAATTCGATCCATTAAAAAATGTTGAAGCACAAGATAATGTGGATGGTGATTGTACAGCTTCTATTCAAGTATCAGGTGAAGTAGATACCCAAAAAGCAGGGACATATACTTTAACTTATGCAGCCAAAGATCAGGCAGGTAACGAAACAAAAGTTGAACGAGAAGTTGTGGTCAAAGAAAAAGAAACATCTTATCGTATTTCTAATGTTCCAATGGTTTTACAATTACCAGATTATCATAATGGTTGTGAATCAGCATCTTCAACGATGTTGTTACAATATTATGGATATGATGTAACTATGCCAGAAGTCATTAAAAAAGTTCCAATTGTACCACTTGAGTATAAAGATGGACGTTTATATGGCGCAGATCCACATGTTGCTTTTACAGGTAGTATGTCTTCTCGTGGCTATGGTATTTATGTTGAACCAATGGTTGATGTTTTAGAAACAATCATTAAAGAACAAAATGGAAAACATCAAGTCAAAAATTTAACAGGTTCATCGTTAGAAGATTTATTAACTTATGTAGAAATGGGACATCCTATTCAAATATGGGCAACGGCTTCTTTACAAACATATGAACAATCAGGAAAACAACAATGGTATATTAAGACATTGGATGGAAAGTATACGGATGAAAAAGTCACTTTCCCAGTTAGTGAACATTGTCTTGTTTTGATTGGTTTTGATGAAGATCGTGTTGTTTTAAATAATCCTTTACAAGGATTAACAATTTGGGATAAAGATGCTTTTGAAAAAGCTTATGAAGGTATGGGCTCACAAGCAATTATGATTGAAGAATAA
- a CDS encoding threonine/serine exporter family protein, with amino-acid sequence MIGALGWFIYLISDSLNNIFLQSFIAMLCVSLLAEFFARFFKAPATIFIIIGCFPLVPGSGIYYTMLYAVQGMNDLFMESFLSTLGTSLSLALAILISSTTFQIYKRIKTRNFVDMG; translated from the coding sequence TTGATTGGAGCTTTAGGTTGGTTTATTTATTTAATTTCTGATTCTTTAAATAATATTTTCTTACAAAGTTTTATCGCCATGCTTTGTGTTTCCTTATTAGCCGAGTTCTTTGCTCGTTTCTTTAAAGCACCTGCAACAATTTTTATCATTATTGGTTGCTTTCCTTTGGTACCTGGTAGTGGAATCTATTATACCATGCTTTATGCTGTGCAAGGTATGAATGATTTGTTTATGGAAAGTTTTTTATCAACATTAGGAACAAGTCTATCACTCGCTTTAGCGATTTTAATTTCATCAACAACTTTCCAAATATATAAACGTATCAAAACTAGAAATTTTGTTGATATGGGATAA
- a CDS encoding threonine/serine exporter family protein — protein sequence MNDLDVLQQINKIGQLLLKHGAEIYRVEESLKRMCEGFGFTNIEVFAIPTYFTLSLTLHDGTPYQSSKRSRSNRTHLDHLYELNCLVRQISNQELSLDEIKEKIQNIESQKLNYHLILMGYIVSAAMFCVFFGGHIPEMIVYAFIGLILYYFIYLLERLDVNGIVRTILSSMVLASIAIIAQKMNIISNQQSVITGTLMILVPGIAITNSLRDIIGGDFVSGLSRMIEAILIAASIAIGVGIMMMILQGV from the coding sequence ATGAATGATTTAGATGTTTTACAACAGATCAATAAAATTGGACAATTGCTTTTAAAACATGGGGCAGAAATCTATCGTGTTGAAGAATCTTTAAAAAGAATGTGTGAAGGCTTTGGTTTTACAAATATAGAAGTTTTTGCGATTCCAACATATTTTACCTTATCTTTAACTTTACATGATGGAACACCTTATCAGTCTTCTAAGCGTTCTCGCAGTAATCGAACACATTTAGACCATCTCTATGAACTGAATTGTTTAGTCCGTCAAATCAGCAATCAAGAACTATCTTTAGATGAAATCAAAGAAAAAATTCAAAATATTGAAAGTCAAAAACTCAATTATCATTTGATTTTGATGGGGTATATTGTATCGGCTGCGATGTTCTGTGTCTTTTTTGGTGGACATATCCCTGAAATGATTGTTTACGCTTTTATTGGTTTGATTCTTTATTACTTTATATATTTACTAGAGAGATTGGATGTCAATGGTATCGTGCGTACAATTCTTTCTAGCATGGTTTTAGCAAGTATTGCCATTATTGCACAAAAAATGAATATCATTTCTAATCAACAATCTGTCATCACTGGAACTTTAATGATTCTTGTGCCAGGTATTGCGATTACAAATAGCTTAAGAGATATTATTGGTGGTGACTTTGTTTCTGGGCTGTCACGTATGATTGAAGCCATTTTAATTGCTGCCAGCATCGCTATTGGAGTGGGTATTATGATGATGATTTTACAAGGAGTTTAG
- a CDS encoding nucleotidyltransferase family protein, with translation MHKEVKTPNDLLGLSYVKEIIAHQYSITPHCFLRTNTYHGLDLKHIASASAIRYAIKNQQDFSHTLPYENLYKDELYFMEDFFPYLRYQIYTSTPEELKNYHMVDEGLENTLYKTINQCQTMEEFIEQLSSKRYTRPRISRMLIHILMKNTKEDIQKAMNLDYIRILAMNEKGREYLSLIKKHVLMHLSRTFLNITILP, from the coding sequence ATGCATAAAGAAGTTAAAACCCCCAATGATTTACTGGGTTTAAGTTATGTCAAAGAAATCATTGCACATCAATATTCTATCACACCCCATTGTTTTTTAAGAACAAACACTTATCATGGTTTAGATTTAAAACATATTGCCAGTGCCTCAGCGATTAGATATGCTATAAAAAATCAACAGGACTTTTCACATACCTTGCCTTATGAAAATCTATATAAAGATGAACTTTATTTCATGGAAGATTTCTTTCCTTATCTTCGTTATCAAATCTATACATCAACACCTGAAGAACTGAAAAATTATCATATGGTGGATGAGGGGTTAGAAAACACTTTATATAAAACCATCAATCAATGTCAGACAATGGAAGAATTCATTGAACAACTATCATCCAAACGTTATACCCGTCCTCGTATTTCTCGTATGCTTATTCATATATTAATGAAAAATACCAAAGAAGATATACAAAAAGCAATGAATTTAGATTATATACGTATTCTGGCAATGAATGAAAAAGGACGAGAATATTTATCACTAATCAAAAAACATGTCCTTATGCACTTGTCACGAACTTTTCTAAATATCACCATCCTGCCTTAG
- a CDS encoding nucleotidyltransferase family protein, with protein sequence MKILGLIVEYNPFHNGHIYHIQKAQSLDQFDYTIAIMSSSFVQRGEPAIIDKWKRSQIAIEYGIDLVIELPFVYACQSADYFAKGAIELLAKIGVTDICFGSENGEISTFIEIAQTLFEHQESYDDYVQQAMKKGYAMRMHAIRHYKKSCIKKLKPPMIYWV encoded by the coding sequence ATGAAAATACTTGGATTAATTGTTGAATATAACCCATTTCATAATGGACATATCTATCATATTCAAAAAGCTCAATCCCTTGATCAATTTGATTATACAATTGCGATTATGTCTTCTTCATTTGTACAAAGAGGCGAACCCGCTATCATTGATAAATGGAAACGTAGTCAGATAGCGATTGAATATGGTATTGATCTTGTGATTGAATTACCTTTTGTTTATGCTTGTCAAAGTGCTGATTACTTTGCCAAAGGAGCAATTGAACTGCTTGCAAAAATAGGTGTAACTGACATTTGTTTTGGAAGTGAAAATGGTGAGATTTCAACTTTTATTGAAATTGCTCAAACTCTTTTTGAACATCAGGAAAGTTATGATGACTATGTTCAACAAGCAATGAAAAAGGGTTACGCTATGCGGATGCATGCAATCAGGCATTACAAAAAATCATGCATAAAGAAGTTAAAACCCCCAATGATTTACTGGGTTTAA
- a CDS encoding DDE-type integrase/transposase/recombinase yields MNTITHILNNLNSFSKSNFKFSKYIDFFQLIKSIPHSVEYHLNSSDFIYHLEQVTIHLDWMIDFFDKHINPSLKKEFKKLKKSNKNDHTIPYADFKIDEPPVFKKEAPVQLSFEDILRNALKDGRPIKPVNRRNNNFDFKGVCPFCGAPHEYIYDNNGRGQFMCKVCCQTFSLKISLSGETGIFCPHCGKKLDMKNDRQGYLVFVCPSMKCPYYIKNKKLVDEGKGEHLLTSSNQYRLRYHYRDFKFNLDSLKKAEENITTPVNLSRIHFDHRILGLALTYYVNYGLSSRKTALIIREVHGFKISHQTVINYATTVSRLVKPLVDRYPYRLGSILSGDETYIKIRGKNHYVFFWSDPKTKIITSYTIYPVRDTKCACTSIYECLSHYSEIPDDMTLITDGNPIYNAAQVFFEINGIKFDLHQVIGVKNLDEESQKYRPFKQIEERLNRTYKQNYQGTNGYDRLECANSYMVLFVCFFNFLRRHSALNYKTPVDDGLFKKDMLMPDRWLQLIEYSSQYHAA; encoded by the coding sequence ATGAATACTATAACACATATCTTAAATAATTTAAATTCTTTTTCTAAATCTAACTTTAAGTTTTCCAAATATATTGATTTCTTTCAGTTGATAAAGTCTATCCCTCATTCTGTTGAGTATCATCTTAATTCCTCTGATTTTATTTATCACCTTGAGCAGGTGACAATCCATCTCGACTGGATGATTGATTTCTTTGATAAACACATCAATCCCTCTCTTAAAAAAGAGTTTAAGAAATTAAAGAAATCCAATAAGAATGATCATACCATTCCTTATGCCGACTTTAAAATTGACGAGCCTCCTGTCTTCAAAAAGGAAGCACCTGTTCAGCTGAGTTTTGAAGATATTCTTAGAAATGCATTAAAGGATGGTCGTCCTATCAAGCCTGTCAACAGAAGAAACAATAATTTTGACTTTAAGGGTGTCTGCCCTTTTTGTGGTGCTCCTCATGAATATATCTATGACAACAATGGTCGCGGTCAATTCATGTGCAAGGTATGCTGCCAGACATTCTCCCTGAAGATCTCTCTTTCCGGTGAAACGGGCATCTTCTGTCCTCATTGTGGCAAAAAGCTTGATATGAAGAACGACCGCCAGGGATATCTTGTTTTTGTATGCCCAAGCATGAAATGCCCCTATTACATCAAAAACAAAAAGCTTGTCGATGAAGGAAAGGGAGAACACCTTCTGACTTCAAGCAATCAGTACAGGCTTCGCTATCACTATCGTGACTTCAAGTTCAATCTTGACAGTCTTAAAAAGGCTGAAGAAAACATCACAACTCCTGTCAATCTTTCAAGAATTCATTTTGATCACAGAATCCTTGGATTGGCATTGACCTATTACGTCAACTATGGTCTTTCTTCAAGAAAGACTGCACTGATCATCAGGGAAGTCCATGGCTTTAAAATATCACACCAGACAGTCATCAACTATGCGACAACTGTATCACGTCTGGTCAAGCCTCTTGTTGACAGGTATCCATACAGGCTTGGCTCCATATTGTCCGGCGATGAAACCTATATTAAGATAAGAGGCAAGAATCATTACGTGTTCTTCTGGTCTGATCCCAAGACAAAGATCATCACTTCTTACACAATTTATCCCGTAAGAGATACAAAATGTGCCTGTACATCTATTTATGAGTGTCTAAGTCATTACAGTGAAATCCCAGATGACATGACTCTTATAACAGATGGGAATCCAATCTATAATGCAGCACAGGTTTTCTTTGAAATCAATGGAATCAAGTTTGACCTGCATCAGGTCATCGGTGTAAAGAATCTTGATGAGGAATCACAGAAATACAGACCTTTCAAGCAGATTGAGGAGCGCCTCAACAGGACATACAAGCAAAACTATCAGGGAACAAATGGCTATGACAGGCTTGAATGTGCAAATAGTTATATGGTCCTGTTTGTATGCTTCTTCAATTTCTTAAGAAGGCATTCAGCACTGAACTATAAGACGCCTGTTGATGACGGTCTGTTCAAAAAGGATATGCTTATGCCTGACAGATGGCTGCAACTTATCGAGTACAGCTCACAATATCACGCAGCATAG